From the genome of Psychrilyobacter atlanticus DSM 19335, one region includes:
- a CDS encoding YjjW family glycine radical enzyme activase → MRRAKINKIIKFSNVDGPGNRMSIFFQGCNYNCLYCHNPETINMCNSCGTCVGSCPVGALSIVDSKVCWDKKLCVECDRCTNICLIDSSPKTMDYSVEELLKEIKKVSGFIRGITVSGGEATLNYEFITELFKEVKKLGLTTFVDTNGSLDLREDIYSEFIKVTDNFMVDMKVWSEKKHKDLTGVDNLSVKKNIEFLGELGKLYEVRTVVVPEFLDNLETVTEVSKLIGSINSKNQLDERIIYKLIKYRQIGVKKENLEGKLLDLTSPADEIMEKLSKVAKENGVQKVIII, encoded by the coding sequence ATGAGAAGGGCAAAAATAAATAAGATAATAAAATTTTCCAACGTGGATGGTCCAGGAAATCGGATGAGTATATTTTTTCAGGGGTGTAACTATAACTGTTTGTATTGTCACAACCCTGAGACTATAAATATGTGTAATTCATGTGGAACTTGTGTAGGTAGTTGTCCTGTAGGAGCGCTTAGTATAGTAGATTCAAAGGTTTGCTGGGATAAAAAACTATGTGTAGAATGTGATAGATGTACAAATATTTGTCTGATAGACTCATCTCCTAAAACTATGGATTACAGCGTTGAAGAACTTTTGAAAGAGATAAAAAAAGTCAGCGGTTTTATTCGTGGAATAACTGTAAGTGGTGGAGAAGCTACCTTAAACTATGAATTTATAACTGAGTTATTTAAAGAAGTGAAAAAATTAGGACTGACGACCTTTGTAGATACTAATGGTTCCCTAGATCTGAGGGAAGATATCTACAGTGAGTTTATCAAGGTAACAGATAATTTTATGGTAGATATGAAGGTATGGAGTGAAAAAAAACATAAAGATCTCACAGGCGTAGATAACCTTAGTGTGAAAAAAAATATAGAATTTTTAGGGGAATTAGGGAAGCTGTATGAGGTAAGGACGGTAGTTGTACCTGAATTTTTAGATAACCTAGAAACTGTTACTGAAGTATCTAAACTGATAGGTAGTATAAACTCTAAAAATCAATTAGATGAAAGGATTATCTATAAACTTATAAAATATAGGCAGATAGGTGTGAAAAAAGAAAATCTAGAAGGGAAACTCCTAGACTTAACAAGCCCTGCAGATGAAATAATGGAGAAGTTATCTAAAGTTGCAAAAGAAAATGGGGTACAAAAAGTAATTATAATCTGA
- the rplS gene encoding 50S ribosomal protein L19 translates to MKEKLIALVEKDYIRTDLPEFKAGDTLNVSLKVKEGEKERIQHFEGVVIRVNGGGVAKTFTIRKVTAGFGVERILPVNSPMIDSIEVKRIGKVRRARLFYLRGLSGKKARITELRK, encoded by the coding sequence ATGAAAGAAAAATTAATCGCGTTAGTAGAAAAAGATTACATCAGAACTGATTTACCTGAATTTAAAGCTGGAGATACTTTAAACGTTTCTTTAAAAGTTAAAGAAGGGGAAAAAGAAAGAATCCAACATTTCGAAGGTGTAGTAATCAGAGTAAATGGTGGAGGAGTTGCTAAGACTTTCACAATCAGAAAAGTAACTGCTGGATTTGGAGTAGAGAGAATATTACCTGTTAACTCACCAATGATCGACAGTATTGAAGTTAAGAGAATCGGAAAAGTTAGAAGAGCAAGATTATTCTACCTTAGAGGATTATCTGGTAAGAAAGCTAGAATCACTGAACTTAGAAAGTAA
- the rbsK gene encoding ribokinase, whose amino-acid sequence MKKILVIGSLNMDLVTMSDRHPKLGETIIGKSFFQIPGGKGGNQAVAISKLGGDVTMFGCVGKDSYGDILIEELKKNDVNIDCVKKVEKNTGIATIVVDENADNTIIVVPGANFEITIDDIDKNIELIKDADIVLLQLEIPIDVVEYILKKSKEYNKITILNPAPAENLSVDIIKNVDYLVPNETELELLSGMPTGSEEEVLVASKKLMDMGVKNLIVTMGKNGSIFVGEDKVVKVGIHKVKAVDPTAAGDSFIGGVIRMLAEGKKIEEAMEFGARVGAITVTKEGAQSSLPTWDEVVNYKF is encoded by the coding sequence ATGAAGAAAATATTAGTAATTGGAAGTCTTAATATGGATTTAGTTACCATGAGTGATAGACATCCTAAATTAGGAGAAACAATTATAGGAAAAAGCTTCTTTCAGATTCCAGGAGGAAAGGGAGGAAATCAGGCAGTTGCCATATCTAAATTAGGTGGAGATGTAACTATGTTTGGCTGTGTAGGAAAAGATTCCTATGGAGATATATTAATAGAGGAATTAAAAAAGAATGATGTAAATATAGATTGTGTAAAAAAGGTCGAAAAAAATACAGGGATAGCTACAATAGTTGTAGATGAAAATGCAGACAACACAATAATAGTGGTCCCAGGAGCTAATTTTGAGATAACTATAGATGATATAGATAAAAATATAGAATTGATAAAAGATGCAGATATAGTTCTCCTCCAGCTGGAAATTCCTATAGATGTAGTGGAATATATCCTGAAAAAATCAAAGGAATATAATAAAATTACGATACTTAATCCGGCTCCGGCTGAGAACCTGTCGGTAGATATAATAAAGAATGTAGACTATCTGGTACCCAATGAAACTGAATTAGAATTACTCAGCGGGATGCCTACAGGTTCTGAGGAAGAGGTATTAGTGGCTTCTAAAAAACTTATGGATATGGGAGTAAAAAACCTCATAGTTACCATGGGAAAAAATGGTTCAATCTTTGTAGGAGAGGATAAAGTGGTGAAAGTAGGGATCCACAAAGTAAAAGCAGTAGATCCAACAGCAGCAGGAGATTCGTTTATTGGCGGAGTTATCAGAATGCTGGCGGAAGGAAAAAAAATAGAGGAAGCTATGGAATTTGGGGCTCGAGTAGGAGCAATAACAGTAACCAAAGAAGGGGCTCAGAGCTCTCTGCCTACATGGGATGAAGTTGTAAATTATAAATTTTAA
- the rbsA gene encoding ribose ABC transporter ATP-binding protein RbsA, which produces MEKILEISGIIKDFPGVRALDGAKLNVYQGKVMALLGENGAGKSTMMKIMTGIYKRDAGIIKHNGKEVEFNGPKESQDAGISIIHQELNLIDHLSIAENIFLGRELTKNFRIDWDMMFDEADIILKKLNLGYSSRELVGKLSIGEKQMIEIAKALSQNAKIIVMDEPTDALTDTETESLFNVIKELVAENKSIVYISHRLKEIFEICDYATIMRDGKFIDEAVVADITEDHIIEKMVGRKLKDQFPRIETELGDVSLKVEDLNGEETKKINFSLQRGEILGIAGLMGAGRTELAKTIYGCFKKTSGQIYIDGEKVEINSAQEALKNRIAYVSEDRKGDGLLLGLSVKENMSLSSLLKFENAYKKIDEKKEKIEVKEFISKFNIKTPTMDQLIKNLSGGNQQKVAIAKALMTNPKILILDEPTRGVDVGAKKEIYDLINEFKHQGMSIIIISSEMPEILGLSDRIMVMYDKTITGTFSREEATQEKIMKCAIGVMKEEIDEN; this is translated from the coding sequence ATGGAAAAAATATTAGAAATTTCAGGAATAATTAAAGATTTTCCAGGGGTAAGAGCATTGGATGGAGCCAAACTAAACGTATATCAAGGAAAGGTAATGGCCTTACTTGGTGAAAATGGTGCAGGAAAATCAACTATGATGAAAATAATGACAGGGATATACAAAAGGGATGCAGGAATCATTAAACACAATGGTAAAGAAGTAGAATTTAATGGGCCCAAAGAATCTCAAGATGCAGGGATATCCATAATTCATCAGGAATTAAACTTAATAGATCATCTTTCCATAGCAGAAAATATTTTTTTAGGAAGGGAATTGACTAAAAATTTCAGAATAGACTGGGATATGATGTTCGACGAGGCAGATATAATCTTGAAGAAATTAAATCTAGGATATTCATCTAGAGAATTGGTAGGAAAACTAAGTATTGGAGAGAAACAGATGATAGAGATAGCAAAAGCTCTCTCTCAGAATGCTAAAATAATAGTTATGGACGAGCCTACAGATGCTCTTACAGACACCGAAACAGAGAGTTTGTTCAATGTAATTAAGGAGTTAGTAGCTGAAAATAAAAGTATAGTATATATCTCTCACAGGTTAAAAGAGATATTTGAAATATGTGACTATGCTACGATTATGAGAGATGGAAAGTTTATAGATGAAGCTGTAGTAGCGGATATAACTGAAGATCACATAATCGAAAAGATGGTAGGAAGAAAATTAAAAGATCAATTTCCTAGGATAGAAACTGAATTAGGAGATGTATCTTTAAAAGTAGAAGACTTGAATGGTGAAGAGACAAAAAAAATTAATTTTTCCCTTCAAAGAGGAGAAATATTAGGGATAGCAGGTCTTATGGGAGCTGGTAGAACAGAGTTAGCAAAGACCATCTATGGATGTTTCAAAAAAACAAGTGGTCAAATCTATATAGATGGAGAAAAAGTAGAGATTAATTCAGCTCAGGAAGCACTAAAAAACAGGATAGCCTATGTCTCAGAAGATAGAAAAGGAGACGGATTGTTACTGGGACTTTCTGTAAAAGAAAATATGAGTTTGTCTTCCCTGTTAAAGTTTGAAAATGCATATAAAAAAATAGATGAAAAAAAAGAAAAGATAGAAGTAAAAGAATTTATATCGAAATTTAATATAAAGACTCCTACAATGGATCAACTTATAAAAAATCTAAGTGGGGGGAATCAGCAGAAAGTAGCCATAGCTAAGGCACTTATGACTAACCCGAAAATATTAATTTTGGATGAACCCACAAGGGGAGTGGATGTAGGAGCTAAGAAAGAGATATATGATCTCATAAATGAGTTTAAACATCAAGGGATGAGTATAATTATAATTTCCTCTGAAATGCCGGAAATATTAGGCCTCAGTGACAGAATAATGGTGATGTATGACAAAACTATTACAGGGACATTCAGCAGAGAAGAAGCCACACAGGAAAAGATAATGAAGTGTGCTATAGGTGTTATGAAGGAGGAGATAGATGAAAACTAG
- the mgsA gene encoding methylglyoxal synthase: MKKIALIAHDRKKDELVDFVKEHREFFSKHSLVSTGTTGGRIIQATDLEVIRFQSGPIGGDQQVGALIATDEVEAIFFFRDPLTSQPHEPDVQALIRLCDVHKIPVATNTATADLLIKGMKEL, from the coding sequence ATGAAAAAAATAGCACTTATAGCTCATGACAGAAAAAAAGATGAATTGGTTGATTTTGTGAAGGAACACAGGGAGTTTTTTTCTAAACATAGTTTGGTCAGTACAGGTACTACTGGAGGAAGAATTATACAAGCTACAGATTTAGAGGTTATCAGGTTTCAATCGGGACCAATTGGAGGAGACCAGCAGGTAGGAGCACTTATTGCAACCGATGAGGTAGAGGCAATATTTTTCTTTAGAGACCCCCTTACATCTCAGCCCCATGAACCAGATGTACAGGCTCTCATAAGATTATGTGATGTTCATAAGATACCAGTAGCTACAAATACGGCTACAGCAGATCTATTAATAAAAGGGATGAAAGAACTGTAA
- a CDS encoding arsenate reductase family protein has translation MIQIFGVKNCNDTKKAIRFFKDRKINVQFINLKEKEISKGELRSITKTFDIEELLDREGKEFKKRNLEYYVFDTLELLMESPTLFKTPILREKDKITLGYQPEIWKEWIK, from the coding sequence ATGATACAAATATTTGGAGTTAAAAACTGTAATGATACAAAAAAAGCCATAAGATTTTTTAAGGATAGAAAAATTAATGTTCAATTTATCAACCTCAAGGAAAAAGAGATCTCAAAAGGAGAGCTGAGGAGTATAACAAAAACTTTTGATATTGAGGAGTTGTTGGACAGAGAGGGAAAGGAGTTTAAAAAACGTAATTTAGAATACTATGTATTTGATACTTTAGAATTATTGATGGAATCCCCTACTCTATTCAAAACACCAATTCTAAGAGAAAAAGATAAAATAACCCTGGGATATCAGCCTGAAATATGGAAGGAATGGATAAAGTAA
- the fsa gene encoding fructose-6-phosphate aldolase codes for MKIFIDTANVADIKKANDMGVICGVTTNPSLIAKEGRVFKEVVTEITSIVDGPISAEVISLEAPKMLEEAKELIKIHPNITIKLPMTIEGLKACSALSKKGIKTNVTLIFTPNQALLAARAGATFVSPFLGRLDDIGVDGIELIREIVQIFSVHNIKSEIIAASIRNPLHAKEAAKAGAHIGTMPLGVIEKMTQHPLTDAGIAKFLADWEGVK; via the coding sequence TTGAAAATATTTATCGACACGGCAAATGTGGCAGACATAAAAAAAGCTAATGATATGGGTGTTATTTGTGGGGTAACTACAAATCCATCACTTATTGCAAAAGAAGGAAGAGTATTTAAAGAGGTTGTAACAGAGATAACATCTATTGTAGATGGGCCTATAAGTGCAGAAGTAATCTCACTAGAAGCTCCTAAGATGTTAGAAGAAGCTAAAGAGCTAATCAAAATTCATCCAAATATTACAATCAAGTTACCTATGACTATAGAGGGATTAAAAGCTTGTTCTGCACTATCTAAAAAGGGAATAAAAACTAATGTAACTCTAATTTTTACTCCTAACCAGGCACTATTAGCAGCTAGAGCAGGAGCAACATTTGTATCACCATTCTTAGGAAGATTAGATGACATTGGTGTAGATGGAATCGAATTAATCAGAGAGATTGTACAAATATTTAGTGTGCACAATATAAAATCAGAAATAATTGCTGCAAGTATCAGAAATCCATTGCATGCAAAGGAAGCAGCTAAAGCAGGAGCACATATTGGAACTATGCCACTTGGTGTAATTGAAAAAATGACTCAACATCCATTAACAGATGCAGGAATAGCTAAATTCTTAGCTGACTGGGAAGGGGTAAAATAA
- a CDS encoding YjjI family glycine radical enzyme, with amino-acid sequence MSILDIIKDTNITFEQRVLGLARAAENSIDVLEMTDYVKEYREAGIICDLFEGNAPYRPRYILPDYDKFIKGGCEFLNITPPTDIWEATNNLLMFYKHVPSITTMPVYIGNIDYLLEKFVTDENEDECYRAIKLFLKHIDTTITDSFCHANIGPRETKAGMLILKAMRELELPTPNLTLKYSEETTNKLAIESINTALVTAKPSFAKDSMYREDFGGNEYGIVSCYNGLEVSGGAHTLVRVRLGRLAKKATNKSDFMENVLPKVAHEMLGYIDERIRFILEESVFFQVNFLVAEGFIKKEKFTGLFGMVGLAECVNHLMELEGKNGRFGSDDLANELGENIVKTLTKIIKDHKCKYFESEEKKHLLHSQVGIETDAGESPGCRIPIGEEPEIFEHIVQASPFHKYFASGIGDIYSFDETYKKNPQAILDIINGGFNMGLRFFSMYGSDCDVVRVTGYLVKKSEMEKLDQGKVVLRDTTILGKGARDNGRVLDRKLRKK; translated from the coding sequence ATGAGTATATTGGATATAATTAAAGACACAAATATTACTTTTGAGCAAAGGGTATTGGGGTTAGCCCGTGCTGCAGAAAATAGCATAGATGTATTAGAGATGACAGATTATGTAAAAGAATATAGGGAAGCGGGAATTATATGTGATTTATTTGAGGGAAATGCACCATATAGACCGAGATATATCTTGCCTGATTACGATAAATTTATTAAGGGTGGATGTGAATTTTTAAATATTACACCTCCTACAGATATTTGGGAAGCGACAAATAATTTATTGATGTTTTATAAACATGTACCATCCATAACGACTATGCCTGTATATATAGGAAATATAGACTACCTTTTGGAAAAATTCGTGACAGATGAAAATGAGGATGAGTGTTATAGAGCTATAAAATTATTTTTAAAGCATATAGATACAACTATAACAGACTCATTTTGCCATGCTAACATAGGACCCCGTGAAACAAAGGCTGGAATGTTGATATTAAAAGCTATGAGAGAATTAGAATTACCTACTCCTAATCTGACATTAAAATATAGTGAAGAAACTACAAATAAGTTAGCTATTGAATCTATAAATACAGCTTTGGTTACAGCAAAACCTAGTTTTGCCAAAGACAGTATGTACAGGGAAGATTTTGGTGGAAATGAATATGGGATAGTGAGCTGCTATAATGGTTTAGAAGTAAGCGGAGGAGCTCATACCTTAGTTAGGGTAAGGTTGGGAAGATTAGCTAAAAAAGCTACTAATAAATCTGATTTTATGGAAAATGTTTTACCGAAAGTAGCCCATGAGATGCTTGGGTACATAGATGAAAGAATTAGATTTATATTGGAGGAATCGGTATTTTTTCAGGTGAATTTCTTAGTTGCAGAAGGATTTATAAAAAAAGAGAAATTTACAGGACTCTTTGGAATGGTTGGATTAGCTGAGTGTGTAAATCATCTGATGGAACTAGAAGGAAAGAATGGAAGGTTCGGAAGTGATGATCTAGCCAATGAATTAGGTGAAAATATAGTAAAAACTCTTACGAAAATAATAAAAGATCACAAGTGTAAATATTTTGAGAGTGAAGAGAAAAAACATCTTTTACACTCCCAAGTAGGGATTGAAACCGATGCAGGAGAGAGCCCAGGGTGTAGAATACCAATTGGTGAGGAACCAGAAATATTTGAACATATAGTACAGGCTTCTCCATTTCATAAATATTTTGCCAGTGGAATAGGAGATATATATTCATTTGACGAAACCTATAAAAAGAATCCTCAGGCGATCTTAGATATAATAAATGGTGGATTTAATATGGGGCTTAGATTTTTTTCTATGTATGGTAGTGATTGTGACGTAGTCAGAGTTACAGGATATTTGGTAAAAAAATCTGAGATGGAAAAATTAGACCAGGGAAAAGTAGTCTTGAGAGATACAACTATTCTGGGAAAAGGTGCCAGAGATAATGGAAGGGTATTAGATAGAAAATTACGAAAAAAATAA
- the rbsB gene encoding ribose ABC transporter substrate-binding protein RbsB — protein MKKTLKLLVVGLCIGMMSTVAFAKGKVGLVVSTLNNPFFVDLKEGAQDEAKKLDMELIVLDSQNDPAKELSNVEDLIVRGVDVILINPTDSDAVYRAVRNANRSKVPVVTLDRGANRGNVVTHIASDNAAGGKMAGEFILEKLGKNAKIVELEGIPGTTAARDRGKGFNDVAKGNLDVVGRQAADFDRTKGLNVMENMIQAQPKIDGVFAHNDEMALGALRAIGNNKNILVVGFDATDDAVKSVKKGEMAATVAQQPKLIGSQGVETANKIINGEKTPKFIPVELKLITK, from the coding sequence ATGAAAAAAACATTAAAATTATTGGTTGTAGGACTTTGTATTGGAATGATGTCAACTGTAGCTTTTGCTAAGGGAAAGGTAGGACTAGTGGTATCTACTTTAAATAATCCTTTCTTTGTAGATCTAAAAGAGGGAGCACAGGATGAAGCGAAAAAACTAGATATGGAACTTATAGTTTTAGATTCTCAAAATGACCCAGCTAAAGAATTATCAAATGTAGAAGATCTTATTGTAAGGGGAGTAGATGTAATATTAATCAATCCTACAGATTCAGATGCAGTGTATAGAGCAGTAAGAAATGCTAATAGATCAAAAGTACCTGTAGTAACTTTAGACAGAGGTGCAAACAGAGGAAACGTAGTTACACATATTGCATCAGATAATGCAGCTGGAGGAAAAATGGCTGGTGAATTTATCTTAGAAAAGTTAGGTAAAAATGCTAAAATAGTTGAATTAGAAGGAATTCCAGGAACAACTGCAGCAAGAGACAGAGGAAAAGGATTTAATGATGTTGCTAAAGGAAACTTAGATGTAGTAGGTAGACAAGCTGCTGACTTTGATAGAACTAAGGGACTTAATGTAATGGAAAACATGATTCAAGCTCAGCCAAAAATAGACGGTGTATTTGCTCATAATGATGAGATGGCTTTAGGAGCACTAAGAGCTATTGGAAACAATAAAAATATATTAGTAGTAGGATTTGATGCTACTGATGACGCTGTAAAATCAGTAAAAAAAGGTGAGATGGCAGCAACTGTAGCTCAACAGCCTAAATTAATCGGATCTCAAGGGGTAGAAACAGCAAATAAGATAATAAATGGAGAAAAAACTCCTAAGTTTATCCCAGTAGAGTTAAAGTTAATCACAAAATAA
- a CDS encoding LacI family DNA-binding transcriptional regulator: MKIKDIAELAGVSTATVSRVINNSSSVREETRKMVLEVIKAKNYRPNITAQNLAKKETNTIGVVIPDLDNPFFGKIIKGIYEKIEEENLNIILLNSYGSLKKEKRVIETLIEQRVKGVIIVPVAKDRFSSYKHFNRLDEFKIPYVLIDREIEGDNFSKVYLENRNGAYKATKYLLTKVDDIAMISGPIRTTTATKRLEGYSLAMGEENLEEKIYYGDYRIESGYKIITQIIREKKLPKALFVANNMMTLGVIKGLIENNIKISENILIFSFDEVEMAEIFGVKIDYLEFDVKSVGEKAVDILKDKLNGDRSRKIVKIPGKIKKQRDAASREA; this comes from the coding sequence ATGAAGATAAAAGATATAGCAGAACTAGCAGGAGTCTCCACCGCCACAGTGTCGAGAGTGATAAATAACTCTTCTTCAGTGAGGGAAGAGACAAGAAAAATGGTCTTAGAAGTAATAAAGGCTAAAAATTATAGACCCAATATAACTGCTCAAAACTTAGCTAAAAAAGAGACCAATACGATAGGGGTAGTAATACCAGATTTAGATAATCCTTTTTTCGGAAAGATAATAAAGGGGATCTATGAAAAAATAGAGGAAGAAAATTTAAATATAATCCTTTTAAACAGCTATGGTAGTCTAAAAAAAGAAAAAAGAGTTATAGAGACTTTGATAGAACAAAGGGTAAAAGGAGTTATAATAGTTCCTGTAGCAAAAGACAGGTTTTCAAGTTATAAACATTTTAACAGGTTAGATGAATTTAAAATTCCCTATGTACTTATAGACAGGGAGATCGAAGGAGATAACTTTTCTAAGGTATATTTAGAAAATAGAAATGGTGCTTATAAAGCAACTAAATATCTGCTGACCAAGGTAGATGATATAGCTATGATCTCTGGCCCCATAAGAACTACTACAGCCACTAAAAGATTAGAAGGTTATAGTTTAGCCATGGGAGAGGAAAACTTAGAGGAAAAAATTTACTATGGAGATTATAGAATAGAATCGGGATATAAGATAATAACTCAAATAATTAGAGAAAAAAAGCTCCCTAAAGCACTATTTGTAGCCAACAATATGATGACCTTGGGAGTTATAAAGGGGCTTATAGAAAATAATATTAAAATCTCAGAAAATATCTTAATATTTAGTTTTGATGAGGTGGAAATGGCTGAAATTTTTGGAGTAAAGATAGATTATTTAGAATTTGATGTAAAGTCTGTGGGAGAAAAGGCAGTAGACATTTTGAAAGATAAATTAAATGGAGACAGGTCCAGGAAGATCGTAAAAATTCCAGGGAAAATAAAAAAGCAACGTGACGCTGCATCCAGAGAGGCATAA
- the rbsD gene encoding D-ribose pyranase produces MKKGRLLNSEINSVISRMGHTDHITVGDAGLPIPNEVKRIDLAVEKGVPTFLGTLEVILDELKVEEVVIAKEMKDISGEFHTQLLKLLEKKCGEINIIEVSHEEFKGITKESKAVVRTGECTPYANIILKSGVTF; encoded by the coding sequence ATGAAAAAAGGAAGATTATTAAATAGTGAGATCAATTCTGTAATATCTAGGATGGGACACACAGATCATATAACTGTAGGAGATGCAGGGTTACCAATTCCAAACGAGGTAAAGAGAATAGATTTAGCAGTAGAAAAAGGCGTACCTACTTTTTTAGGAACTTTAGAAGTAATCTTGGATGAATTAAAGGTAGAAGAAGTGGTAATTGCCAAGGAGATGAAAGATATAAGTGGAGAATTCCATACCCAGTTATTGAAATTATTGGAAAAAAAATGTGGAGAGATAAACATTATAGAAGTATCCCACGAAGAATTTAAAGGGATAACTAAGGAGAGTAAAGCTGTAGTAAGAACTGGAGAGTGTACACCATATGCTAATATTATTTTGAAATCAGGAGTAACGTTCTAA
- the rbsC gene encoding ribose ABC transporter permease, whose product MKTSTVLDGAIIKKENKLLKNKPLVGLIIFGVIVSILNPRFLSTANLLNILRQTSINAIIAAGMTFVILTGGIDLSVGSILAICGAVSASMLAGGVNGYIVLIITIILGTILGAISGSFISYGKLQAFITTLVAMTLLRGATLVFTDGKPISMGFGDNALLFDTIGGGYFFGIPVPIYIMIAVFAVCNYVLKNTKFGRYVFAVGGNEEATKLSGINVEKLKVKVYAISGGLAALAGIIITSRLGSAQPTAGTGYELDAIAAVVLGGTSLSGGIGSISGTITGALIIGVLGNALNLLDVSSYYQMMIKAIVILAAVLIDRKTHK is encoded by the coding sequence ATGAAAACTAGTACAGTATTAGATGGTGCAATAATTAAAAAAGAAAATAAATTGTTAAAAAATAAACCTTTGGTAGGTCTGATTATATTTGGAGTGATAGTTTCGATATTAAATCCTAGATTCTTATCGACGGCGAACTTACTGAATATACTCCGACAGACATCTATAAATGCAATAATAGCAGCGGGGATGACCTTTGTAATATTAACAGGGGGAATAGATCTTTCAGTAGGATCTATTTTGGCTATCTGTGGGGCAGTATCTGCCAGTATGTTAGCTGGGGGAGTCAACGGTTATATAGTTTTAATAATAACTATAATATTAGGAACTATATTAGGAGCAATCAGTGGAAGTTTTATAAGTTATGGGAAATTACAGGCTTTTATAACAACCTTGGTAGCTATGACATTACTTAGAGGTGCAACTTTAGTATTTACAGATGGAAAACCAATTTCTATGGGATTTGGAGATAACGCACTCTTGTTTGATACCATAGGTGGAGGATATTTCTTTGGGATTCCAGTACCTATATATATTATGATAGCAGTATTTGCAGTGTGTAATTATGTTTTAAAAAATACAAAATTTGGTAGGTATGTTTTTGCCGTAGGTGGAAATGAAGAAGCTACTAAATTATCTGGAATAAACGTAGAAAAATTAAAAGTTAAAGTGTATGCTATAAGTGGTGGATTAGCTGCCCTAGCAGGAATCATAATTACATCTAGGTTGGGATCAGCTCAGCCTACAGCAGGAACAGGGTATGAACTAGATGCCATTGCAGCAGTAGTATTAGGAGGGACTTCGCTTTCTGGAGGAATAGGAAGTATATCAGGAACTATAACAGGGGCACTGATCATAGGAGTCTTAGGAAATGCATTAAATTTATTGGATGTATCTTCGTATTATCAGATGATGATAAAAGCGATAGTTATATTAGCAGCAGTTTTAATTGATAGAAAAACACATAAATAA